The Fortiea contorta PCC 7126 genome has a segment encoding these proteins:
- a CDS encoding efflux RND transporter permease subunit has product MEPGKNSGGLSISAIAIRQHIGTLMLTIAVIVVGVFFLTNIQVDLLPAITYPRIGVRLTAPGISPEVAVDEITKPLEEALSATENVVQVFSRTREGQVSLDLFFQPGGDIDQALNDATAAFNRGRGRLPDTIEEPRLFKFDPSQLPIYELALTSPSLPGKDLRVFADEDLGRELGVVPGVAAVDVSGGAEEEVRVLVDLNRLQALGVGLNDVLDQLTARNQDISGGRILGQNAEPLTRTVGRFQKPQEIENLSFKVSSTGTENRVYLRDFAEVIDGTEDQRLFVYLNRQPAVKVSIQKQPDANTIAVVDAVKKRIAQLQQSGLIPADMTLTATTDESRFIRNSLNDVIFSAVSGALLAAAAVLLFLGSLRQTFIISLAIPLCTLAAIALMKIFGLTLNVFSLAGLTLGIGQAIDTSVVILENIAEKAGKIPGQKEKVSATQRARKKPTPVSDEKFFIENAIASSQEVESALVAATAANLVSVAPFLLIGGFIALLFNELILTISFAVAASLIVAITVVPMLSSRLLAIRWSSRINEFWLLKQFNHRFADATRGYGNFLTQVLRYRLLVVPTALIILGGSSLWMVGQIPQEILPRINTGQATLRAQFPAGTPLATSEKVMQIVDDILLKQPETEYTFTTVGGVLFGSNTTENPLRASSTVNLKPGTDVDNYVKKVTQQFNKLNLAGILLRLSPGQVRGLILSNTPAQGSEIDVILQGDNEQVLRQTGADVLQALTEKAQLARFRPDADPQQPEIQIRPDWERVSALGLTAQTIGATIQTAIEGSVPTQIQRGNRLVDVRVQLNQAAIQRPSQLEGLPLFTDNNQLIRLANVAKIAEGQAPGEVQRINQRQVFVIAGNLSEGASLGNAISEVQEIVKGMELPKDVTILPSSAQQTNQQLQNALKILGALATFLIFVVMAVQYNSLIDPLVTMFTVPLALAGGIFGLFITQTAIGATVIVGVVLLVGIVVNAGILMVELANQIREEEGCTRQIAIAKAAPQRLRPILMTTATTILGLFPLALGIGEGSEFLQPLGIVVFFGMAIATMLTLFIIPCFYILLHDLIGGNWAKPVFAQRIKDEV; this is encoded by the coding sequence ATGGAGCCAGGAAAAAATAGTGGTGGGTTGAGTATTAGTGCGATCGCTATTCGCCAACACATCGGTACACTCATGCTCACCATCGCAGTGATTGTTGTCGGAGTATTCTTTTTGACAAATATTCAAGTTGATCTCCTCCCAGCAATTACCTACCCTCGAATTGGTGTGCGGCTAACAGCGCCGGGTATTTCTCCGGAAGTAGCAGTAGATGAAATCACTAAACCCTTGGAAGAAGCTTTATCCGCGACCGAAAATGTGGTGCAAGTTTTTTCCCGTACCCGTGAGGGACAAGTTAGCCTTGATTTATTCTTTCAACCAGGGGGCGATATCGACCAAGCCCTGAATGATGCAACTGCTGCTTTTAACCGAGGTCGAGGGCGACTACCAGATACCATCGAAGAACCACGGTTATTTAAATTCGATCCTTCCCAATTACCGATTTATGAATTAGCGCTGACATCACCCTCCCTTCCAGGTAAGGATTTGCGGGTGTTTGCAGATGAAGATTTAGGCCGGGAACTCGGCGTAGTTCCGGGAGTTGCGGCGGTTGATGTTTCTGGTGGTGCTGAAGAAGAAGTCAGGGTGCTGGTTGACTTAAACCGCTTGCAAGCCTTGGGGGTAGGATTAAATGATGTCTTGGATCAACTCACAGCCAGGAACCAAGACATTTCTGGTGGTAGAATTTTAGGACAAAATGCCGAACCATTGACCCGGACTGTGGGACGGTTCCAAAAGCCTCAAGAAATTGAGAATCTTTCCTTTAAAGTCTCCTCCACAGGAACAGAAAACCGAGTCTATTTACGAGACTTTGCTGAAGTTATTGACGGTACAGAAGACCAGAGGTTATTCGTTTATCTCAACCGTCAGCCTGCTGTGAAAGTTTCCATCCAAAAGCAGCCTGATGCTAACACGATCGCTGTAGTCGATGCAGTCAAAAAACGGATTGCACAATTACAACAATCGGGGTTAATTCCAGCGGATATGACTTTAACCGCTACCACTGATGAATCTCGTTTCATCCGCAATTCTCTAAATGATGTGATTTTTTCCGCAGTTTCTGGGGCATTGTTAGCCGCCGCTGCGGTATTGTTATTTTTGGGGTCACTCAGACAAACTTTTATTATCAGTCTAGCGATTCCTTTGTGTACTTTAGCAGCGATCGCTTTGATGAAGATATTCGGCTTAACCTTGAATGTCTTCAGTTTGGCTGGTTTGACCTTGGGAATTGGTCAAGCGATTGATACCTCAGTAGTGATTTTAGAAAATATTGCCGAGAAAGCCGGGAAAATTCCTGGTCAAAAAGAGAAAGTCTCTGCAACACAGAGGGCGAGGAAAAAACCCACGCCAGTTTCTGATGAGAAGTTTTTTATAGAAAATGCGATCGCCTCTTCTCAAGAAGTAGAATCAGCTTTAGTCGCCGCAACCGCCGCCAACTTAGTTTCTGTCGCCCCGTTTCTTTTAATTGGTGGTTTTATTGCTCTACTATTCAATGAACTAATTCTCACCATCAGCTTTGCAGTTGCAGCCTCCCTCATCGTCGCCATTACAGTCGTGCCGATGCTCTCTTCTCGACTGTTAGCCATTCGCTGGTCTAGCCGAATTAACGAATTTTGGCTACTGAAACAATTTAATCATCGTTTTGCCGATGCGACGCGGGGATACGGTAACTTTTTAACTCAGGTTTTACGCTATCGACTTTTGGTAGTCCCGACCGCCTTAATCATTTTAGGCGGTAGCAGTTTGTGGATGGTTGGACAAATTCCCCAAGAAATCTTACCCCGAATTAACACCGGACAAGCCACCTTAAGAGCGCAGTTTCCTGCCGGTACACCCCTAGCCACCTCCGAAAAAGTCATGCAAATTGTCGATGACATTTTGCTCAAACAACCGGAAACTGAGTATACTTTCACTACAGTAGGTGGGGTGTTGTTTGGTAGCAACACCACAGAAAATCCTCTACGAGCCAGCAGCACCGTGAATCTCAAACCGGGCACAGATGTTGATAATTATGTAAAAAAAGTCACGCAGCAATTTAACAAACTGAATTTAGCGGGAATTCTCCTGCGTCTGAGTCCTGGTCAGGTGCGCGGTTTAATTTTAAGTAATACCCCAGCCCAAGGATCAGAAATTGATGTAATTCTCCAAGGTGACAACGAGCAAGTTTTACGCCAAACAGGGGCTGATGTTTTACAAGCATTGACAGAAAAAGCTCAACTAGCGAGATTTCGTCCCGATGCTGACCCCCAACAACCAGAAATCCAAATTCGTCCTGATTGGGAAAGAGTTTCGGCTTTAGGGTTGACCGCACAAACAATTGGCGCAACCATTCAAACGGCGATTGAAGGTTCCGTTCCTACCCAAATTCAACGCGGGAATCGCCTAGTGGATGTCCGAGTACAGCTAAATCAAGCAGCCATCCAGCGTCCCTCCCAATTGGAAGGATTACCCCTATTTACCGACAATAACCAACTCATCCGCCTCGCCAATGTTGCCAAAATTGCCGAAGGTCAAGCACCAGGCGAAGTACAGCGCATTAACCAGCGTCAAGTTTTCGTGATCGCCGGAAATCTTAGCGAGGGCGCAAGTTTAGGAAATGCGATATCAGAAGTACAAGAAATTGTCAAGGGTATGGAGTTACCTAAAGATGTAACTATTTTGCCTAGCTCTGCTCAACAAACCAATCAACAACTACAAAACGCTTTAAAAATCTTGGGCGCCCTCGCCACGTTCTTAATTTTTGTGGTGATGGCGGTGCAATACAATTCCTTGATTGACCCATTAGTGACTATGTTCACCGTCCCGTTAGCATTAGCCGGGGGAATTTTTGGACTTTTCATCACCCAAACAGCGATTGGCGCCACCGTGATTGTAGGCGTGGTGCTGCTGGTGGGGATTGTCGTCAACGCCGGGATTTTGATGGTAGAACTAGCGAACCAAATTCGAGAAGAAGAAGGTTGTACACGCCAAATAGCGATCGCTAAAGCCGCACCCCAGCGCCTGCGTCCCATTTTAATGACCACAGCCACAACTATTTTGGGACTATTTCCCTTAGCCTTGGGTATTGGTGAAGGTTCAGAGTTTTTGCAACCTCTGGGAATTGTCGTATTTTTCGGGATGGCGATCGCCACAATGTTAACTTTGTTTATCATCCCTTGTTTTTACATTTTGCTACACGACCTCATAGGCGGGAATTGGGCAAAACCAGTTTTTGCACAGCGGATCAAAGATGAAGTATGA
- a CDS encoding homocysteine biosynthesis protein → MRTISEINEKINRKCAVVLTVEELKAQVKEIGVSKTAQQVDVITTGTFEPMESSGAVINLGHTDPPIKIRRCWLDGVPAYSGFGAVDLYLGASCAIEVMDGEEARERGGGHVIEDLIAGKPVQVRAQGQITDCYPRASFETTITRETINQFYLFNPRNLYQNFIVGVNGGDRPLFTYLGPLQPRLGNAVYSNPGGISPLFNDPDLQLIGIGTRIFLGGGIGYVAWEGTQHFPLQKRLANHTPIGPAATLALIGDAKQMDARWVRGCYFKSYGPSLMLGVGVPLPVLNEEVVARAAVQDQDLVAPVVDFAIPRRVRPTFGLVSYAQLKSGRITIEGKAVRVAPLASMFFSRQVALELKQWITAGEFTLTEPVSPIPMERAFLPQDRWTNL, encoded by the coding sequence GTGCGAACAATCTCGGAAATTAATGAGAAAATCAACCGCAAGTGTGCGGTGGTGTTGACAGTTGAAGAATTAAAAGCGCAAGTTAAAGAAATTGGTGTCAGCAAAACAGCTCAACAAGTCGATGTGATCACCACAGGTACTTTTGAGCCGATGGAATCGAGCGGTGCGGTGATTAATCTTGGACATACCGATCCACCAATCAAAATTCGCCGTTGCTGGTTAGATGGAGTTCCCGCATACTCTGGCTTTGGTGCAGTTGATTTATACTTAGGTGCTAGCTGTGCTATTGAGGTCATGGATGGGGAAGAAGCCCGCGAACGGGGTGGTGGCCATGTCATTGAAGATTTAATTGCTGGTAAACCCGTACAAGTGCGAGCACAAGGACAAATCACAGATTGTTATCCACGGGCATCCTTTGAAACTACAATTACTCGTGAAACCATCAATCAGTTTTATTTATTTAATCCCCGAAATCTTTACCAAAATTTTATCGTGGGAGTAAATGGCGGCGATCGCCCACTTTTTACTTACCTGGGTCCTCTACAACCCCGCTTGGGGAATGCAGTTTACTCCAACCCCGGTGGAATTTCACCTCTATTCAACGATCCTGATTTACAACTGATTGGTATTGGCACAAGAATTTTTTTAGGCGGTGGTATTGGCTATGTCGCTTGGGAAGGAACTCAACACTTCCCCTTACAAAAGCGTCTAGCTAATCATACCCCCATAGGCCCGGCAGCCACTTTAGCGTTAATTGGTGATGCCAAGCAGATGGATGCTCGTTGGGTAAGGGGTTGTTACTTTAAAAGCTATGGCCCTTCGTTGATGCTGGGTGTGGGCGTTCCTTTACCAGTGTTAAATGAAGAGGTTGTTGCACGCGCTGCTGTACAAGATCAAGATTTAGTCGCGCCTGTGGTAGACTTTGCCATTCCTCGGCGGGTTCGTCCTACCTTCGGCTTAGTCAGTTACGCCCAACTCAAATCTGGACGCATCACCATTGAGGGAAAAGCAGTGCGGGTAGCACCTCTAGCCAGTATGTTTTTTTCCCGACAAGTCGCCTTAGAGTTGAAGCAATGGATTACAGCCGGCGAGTTTACGCTGACAGAACCAGTTTCCCCAATTCCGATGGAGCGAGCTTTTTTACCTCAAGATCGGTGGACGAATTTGTAA
- a CDS encoding tetratricopeptide repeat protein, giving the protein MSQPRNRWIVQVILVVAVLAFVGVSVVPIIAAFNDTQPPTQSATSNQGASPAADQKSKLQDEVRGYELVLQREPENQTALKGLLQARLQLLSQKQGDIQGVIEPLEKLAKLNPEQTEYAVLLAQAKQQIGDKEGAAQAYRNVLTRNRGDLKALQGMVGLLLDQQRPEAAIGLLQDTLSSASQINASQPGSVDAIAVQVLLGTVHAAQKNYPQALSAYDQAMNKDAQDFRPVLAKAMLLKQQGKATEAKSLFDRASALAPAQYKDEIQKTANASPSPTPSASATPSAQSKPQQ; this is encoded by the coding sequence GTGTCTCAACCACGCAATCGCTGGATAGTTCAGGTCATATTGGTGGTGGCAGTTCTCGCTTTTGTAGGGGTGTCAGTGGTTCCCATCATAGCTGCATTTAATGATACCCAACCCCCAACCCAGAGCGCCACTAGCAATCAAGGTGCTTCGCCTGCTGCTGATCAAAAATCAAAATTGCAGGACGAAGTGCGAGGTTATGAACTAGTTTTGCAGAGAGAGCCAGAAAATCAAACTGCTCTCAAGGGTTTGTTACAAGCACGGCTACAATTGTTAAGCCAAAAACAAGGTGATATTCAAGGAGTAATTGAGCCTTTAGAAAAATTAGCCAAGCTAAATCCAGAACAGACGGAATATGCTGTGTTGTTGGCGCAAGCAAAGCAGCAGATTGGGGATAAGGAAGGTGCAGCCCAAGCTTATCGCAATGTGTTAACCAGGAACCGGGGTGATTTAAAGGCTTTGCAGGGGATGGTGGGGCTGCTGTTAGATCAGCAACGTCCAGAAGCGGCGATTGGGTTGCTACAGGATACTTTGTCTAGTGCGAGCCAGATCAACGCTAGTCAGCCAGGAAGTGTGGATGCGATCGCTGTACAAGTTTTGTTGGGTACTGTCCATGCTGCTCAAAAGAATTATCCCCAAGCCCTCTCTGCTTACGATCAGGCGATGAACAAGGATGCTCAAGATTTTCGCCCGGTTTTGGCTAAGGCTATGCTCCTAAAGCAACAGGGTAAGGCTACAGAAGCCAAATCTTTGTTTGATCGGGCGTCGGCTTTGGCGCCAGCCCAGTATAAAGACGAAATTCAAAAGACTGCTAATGCTTCGCCTAGTCCCACTCCTTCTGCATCGGCTACACCGTCAGCCCAAAGCAAACCTCAACAATAG
- a CDS encoding TMEM165/GDT1 family protein, giving the protein MLTAFTAGLLLITVSELGDKTFFIAVILAMRHSRRLVFLGVTAALAAMTILSVIFGQLVSFLPKVYIHYAEIVLFIAFGIKLLYDASKMSPRACDTEVVDEAKAAVEAADSHLPKRKNSWTIFIEAFVLTFMAEWGDRTQIATIALAAGNNPVGVTIGAIFGHMICAAIAVIGGKMIAGRISERQLTFIGGCLFLIFGIFAAIAGA; this is encoded by the coding sequence GTGTTAACGGCATTTACTGCAGGTTTGTTATTAATCACAGTTTCCGAATTAGGCGATAAAACCTTTTTCATCGCCGTGATTTTGGCGATGCGTCACTCACGGCGGTTGGTATTCCTGGGCGTGACAGCCGCATTAGCCGCGATGACGATTTTGTCGGTGATATTTGGACAACTGGTTTCTTTCTTGCCAAAAGTGTATATTCACTACGCAGAAATAGTTTTGTTTATCGCCTTTGGTATCAAGCTGTTGTATGACGCCAGTAAAATGTCGCCTAGAGCTTGTGACACAGAAGTTGTAGACGAAGCCAAAGCAGCGGTAGAAGCAGCAGATTCACATCTCCCAAAACGAAAAAACTCCTGGACAATTTTCATCGAAGCCTTTGTTTTAACATTTATGGCAGAGTGGGGCGATCGCACACAAATAGCCACCATCGCCCTAGCGGCTGGTAACAATCCCGTCGGTGTCACCATCGGCGCCATTTTTGGACACATGATCTGTGCAGCGATCGCTGTCATTGGTGGCAAAATGATCGCTGGGCGCATCTCTGAACGTCAACTCACCTTCATTGGCGGCTGTCTATTTCTCATCTTTGGCATTTTCGCCGCCATTGCAGGAGCATGA
- a CDS encoding DUF29 domain-containing protein produces the protein MRETTQISSTETAMSSLKANSQTLYNTDYLEWIETTLEKLQSQDYTNVDWENLIAEIADMGRSERRSLKSNLIIIIVHLLKWQFQPDNRSGSWEASIIEHRRRVQEALHDSPSLQPYLENIFAECYAQAVKQAKAETSLPIESFPVESPYVLSAVINDEFLPA, from the coding sequence ATGCGAGAGACTACACAAATATCTTCTACGGAAACAGCCATGTCTTCCCTCAAAGCCAATTCCCAAACACTATATAACACTGACTACTTGGAATGGATAGAAACAACTTTAGAAAAATTGCAAAGTCAGGACTACACCAATGTGGACTGGGAAAATTTAATCGCAGAAATTGCCGATATGGGAAGGAGTGAACGCCGCAGTCTCAAAAGTAATCTCATCATCATCATAGTGCATTTGCTCAAATGGCAATTTCAACCTGATAACAGAAGCGGTAGCTGGGAAGCTAGCATAATTGAACATCGTAGACGTGTTCAAGAAGCTCTACACGATTCGCCTAGTCTTCAACCATATCTGGAAAATATATTTGCTGAGTGTTATGCCCAAGCAGTTAAGCAAGCAAAAGCTGAAACTAGTTTACCTATAGAATCATTTCCGGTGGAGTCTCCATATGTACTTTCAGCAGTAATCAATGATGAATTTTTACCAGCGTAG
- a CDS encoding succinate dehydrogenase/fumarate reductase flavoprotein subunit, giving the protein MLEHDVIIVGGGLAGCRAAVEIARTDASLNIAVVAKTHPIRSHSVAAQGGMAASLKNVDAEDSWEAHAFDTVKGSDYLADQDAVAILTQEAPDVVIDLEHMGVLFSRLSDGRIAQRAFGGHSHNRTCYAADKTGHAILHELVSNLKRYGVHLYQEWYVMRLILEEGQAKGLVMFSLLDGHIEVLRAKAVMFATGGYGRVYNTTSNDYASTGDGLAMTAIAGLPLEDMEFVQFHPTGLYPVGVLISEAVRGEGAYLINSQGDRFMANYAPSRMELAPRDITSRAIAYEIRALRGIHPDGSAGGPFVYLDLRHMGKEKIMSRVPFCWEEAHRLVGVDAVTQPMPVRPTIHYCMGGIPVNTDGQVRSSGDGLVDGFFAAGETACVSVHGANRLGSNSLLECVVYGKRTGAAIAQYVQNRKLPDVNEQRHITEAQQQIQTLLEQPGTIRINQVRQAFQDCMTEYCGVFRTSELMSEGLQKLEQIQQQYPQIYLDDKGSCWNTELVEALELRSLMVVGQTILASALNRQESRGAHFREDYPQRDDGKFLKHTMAYYSPAGIEIQYRPVVINMFEPKERKY; this is encoded by the coding sequence ATGCTTGAACATGATGTTATTATTGTCGGTGGTGGATTGGCTGGATGCCGTGCTGCTGTGGAAATTGCCCGCACTGACGCCAGTTTGAATATCGCTGTAGTGGCGAAAACCCACCCGATTCGTTCTCACTCCGTCGCCGCTCAAGGTGGAATGGCGGCGTCGCTGAAAAATGTCGATGCTGAAGACAGTTGGGAAGCACATGCGTTCGATACTGTCAAGGGGTCTGATTATTTAGCTGACCAAGATGCTGTAGCGATTCTCACCCAAGAAGCGCCAGATGTGGTGATTGACCTGGAACACATGGGGGTGTTATTTTCCCGCTTAAGCGATGGTCGCATTGCTCAAAGAGCTTTTGGTGGACACTCCCACAACCGCACCTGTTACGCGGCTGATAAAACAGGTCATGCGATTTTGCATGAATTGGTGAGTAATCTCAAAAGATATGGTGTGCATCTTTACCAAGAATGGTATGTGATGCGCTTGATTTTAGAGGAAGGACAGGCGAAAGGTTTAGTTATGTTTAGCCTGTTGGATGGGCATATTGAAGTGCTGCGAGCAAAGGCGGTGATGTTTGCCACTGGGGGGTATGGTCGCGTTTATAATACCACCTCCAATGATTATGCTTCCACTGGTGACGGTTTAGCAATGACAGCGATCGCCGGTTTACCCCTTGAAGATATGGAATTTGTCCAATTCCATCCCACTGGTTTATATCCCGTTGGTGTGCTGATTTCTGAAGCTGTGCGCGGGGAAGGAGCGTATTTAATCAATTCTCAGGGCGATCGCTTTATGGCGAACTACGCACCTAGCCGCATGGAACTAGCCCCCCGCGATATTACTTCCAGAGCGATCGCTTATGAAATTCGCGCTCTTCGTGGTATCCACCCCGATGGTAGCGCAGGCGGCCCCTTTGTCTATCTGGATTTGCGCCACATGGGCAAAGAAAAAATTATGAGTCGCGTTCCCTTTTGTTGGGAAGAAGCGCACCGCTTGGTAGGAGTGGACGCCGTGACTCAACCTATGCCCGTCCGTCCTACCATCCATTATTGCATGGGTGGTATCCCAGTAAACACAGATGGACAAGTCCGCAGTAGTGGTGATGGCTTAGTTGATGGCTTCTTTGCGGCTGGTGAAACAGCTTGCGTCTCTGTACATGGAGCAAATCGTCTCGGTAGTAATTCGCTATTAGAATGTGTAGTTTATGGCAAACGTACTGGAGCAGCGATCGCCCAATATGTGCAAAACCGCAAACTACCTGACGTGAATGAGCAACGCCATATCACCGAAGCTCAACAACAAATCCAAACCTTATTAGAACAACCAGGAACAATCCGCATCAATCAAGTGCGTCAAGCTTTTCAAGATTGTATGACCGAATATTGCGGCGTTTTCCGCACTTCAGAATTAATGAGTGAAGGACTCCAGAAACTAGAACAAATACAACAACAATATCCCCAAATTTATTTAGATGATAAAGGAAGTTGTTGGAATACAGAACTAGTTGAAGCCTTAGAATTGCGGAGTTTAATGGTAGTAGGACAGACAATTTTAGCCTCAGCCTTAAATCGTCAAGAAAGTCGTGGCGCCCACTTCCGCGAAGATTATCCCCAGCGTGATGATGGTAAATTTCTCAAACATACAATGGCTTATTATTCACCAGCGGGAATCGAAATTCAGTATCGCCCAGTTGTGATTAATATGTTTGAACCCAAAGAACGGAAGTATTAA
- a CDS encoding purple acid phosphatase family protein, with product MKSAPVLLTDPFLQLPTATSVRVVWFTEFAGDKHLVKYGENLVKTLYASTTKLNRTREDKESKVAKQTENKPIYQQPTKREIWRHEAEVTGLTPGVRVNYRITSVREDSQSVSSDIFTLAPKPEAATPLKILLTSDHQLKPMTAANLQKVVETVGRVDAVLFAGDLVNVPDRASEWFDDDQGGAFFPALQGRAQYEINHNNVKTTYTGGQIIQHAPMFTCIGNHEVMGRWNRQDSLNGEFDDPIPRAVAQRLYSGKSLIDNSFNTDTYEEIFTLPESKTGGKRYYAVTFGDVRLVVLYATNMWRSPRLDQQARGRYREAEKDFNNPENWGYGQHIYEPIAQGSQQYNWLEQELNSSEFKQAKYKLVMFHHPPHTLGDNIVPAYTNPLQIIDRDDTGKIKSVRYEYPKHTDYLIRDVMPLLEKADVQLVFYGHSHLWNRFVSPRGMHFLETSNVGNSYGAAWGDKKREVPLGYQEDYTALGDPNGLEPIMPAIAPLISENGQPLPYIASNDITVFSIFNTATGIISSYRFDTRKPESEVVKFDEFKLK from the coding sequence ATGAAATCAGCACCCGTTCTACTGACAGATCCTTTTTTGCAATTACCAACAGCAACATCAGTTAGAGTAGTCTGGTTTACCGAGTTTGCTGGTGATAAACACTTAGTCAAATATGGCGAAAATCTCGTCAAAACACTCTACGCAAGCACTACCAAACTCAACCGCACACGAGAAGACAAAGAATCGAAAGTAGCAAAGCAAACCGAAAACAAGCCAATTTATCAACAACCCACAAAGCGGGAAATTTGGCGACACGAAGCCGAGGTGACTGGGTTAACTCCTGGTGTGCGGGTGAATTATCGCATTACCAGTGTGCGAGAAGATAGTCAGAGTGTCAGCAGCGATATTTTTACCCTCGCACCCAAACCAGAAGCAGCTACACCACTGAAAATTTTACTGACTTCCGACCATCAACTCAAACCAATGACAGCCGCAAATTTGCAAAAAGTAGTAGAGACGGTGGGAAGAGTCGATGCAGTTTTGTTTGCTGGTGATTTAGTCAATGTTCCCGACCGCGCTTCAGAATGGTTTGATGATGATCAAGGTGGTGCGTTTTTTCCCGCTTTGCAAGGGCGTGCTCAATATGAAATCAATCATAATAACGTCAAGACAACCTATACTGGTGGGCAAATCATCCAACATGCACCAATGTTTACTTGTATTGGTAATCATGAAGTGATGGGGAGATGGAATCGTCAGGATAGTTTAAATGGTGAATTTGATGATCCAATTCCCCGCGCCGTTGCTCAAAGACTATACAGCGGTAAATCTTTGATAGATAATTCCTTTAATACTGATACCTACGAAGAAATTTTCACTTTACCCGAAAGTAAAACAGGTGGAAAAAGGTATTATGCAGTCACCTTTGGCGATGTACGATTAGTAGTATTGTACGCGACAAATATGTGGCGATCGCCCCGTTTAGATCAACAAGCCAGAGGTAGATATCGAGAAGCAGAAAAAGACTTTAATAATCCGGAAAATTGGGGTTATGGACAACATATATATGAGCCAATTGCTCAAGGTAGTCAACAATATAATTGGTTAGAACAAGAACTCAATAGCTCGGAATTTAAACAAGCAAAATACAAACTCGTGATGTTTCATCATCCACCCCATACTTTAGGTGATAACATCGTCCCTGCTTATACGAACCCTCTACAAATAATTGACCGTGACGACACAGGTAAAATTAAATCTGTGCGTTATGAATATCCCAAACATACAGATTATCTCATCCGCGATGTTATGCCTTTACTAGAAAAGGCTGATGTGCAATTAGTATTTTATGGACATTCTCACTTGTGGAACCGATTTGTTAGTCCCAGGGGAATGCATTTTCTCGAAACCTCTAACGTCGGTAATTCTTATGGTGCTGCGTGGGGTGATAAAAAGCGAGAAGTTCCACTAGGATATCAAGAAGATTATACAGCCTTGGGCGATCCTAATGGATTAGAACCGATCATGCCAGCGATCGCACCTTTGATATCAGAAAACGGTCAGCCTTTACCATATATCGCCAGCAACGATATCACTGTTTTTAGTATTTTCAATACAGCCACAGGAATAATTAGCAGCTATCGCTTCGATACACGCAAGCCAGAGTCTGAAGTTGTTAAGTTTGATGAATTTAAGTTGAAATAA